In Deltaproteobacteria bacterium, one DNA window encodes the following:
- a CDS encoding zinc ribbon domain-containing protein produces MPIHEFRCLDCDYIFELLIMSKNEMDSVICPKCESSNVGKLMSVANIAVDKRPSRSSRSQPPVQQHTCDSGSCATIDLPGYER; encoded by the coding sequence ATGCCTATTCATGAATTCAGATGCCTGGATTGTGACTATATCTTTGAACTCCTTATTATGAGCAAAAATGAGATGGACTCCGTTATATGCCCCAAATGCGAGAGTTCCAATGTCGGCAAGCTCATGAGTGTTGCCAATATTGCTGTAGACAAACGCCCGAGCAGGTCTTCCCGGTCTCAACCTCCTGTGCAGCAACATACGTGCGATTCCGGCTCATGCGCCACAATCGACCTGCCGGGATATGAAAGGTAA
- a CDS encoding molybdenum cofactor biosynthesis protein MoaE has protein sequence MAYMDLIEFAARLREKAGSDTGMILIHNGIVRNSSRDGRPVKSIEVKVDRGKLSRVLTDARKLTGITAAEAEIQEGRLGVGEDIMLLGIAGSTREHVITALASTLDRIKKEVTRKQEFSN, from the coding sequence ATGGCTTATATGGATCTGATTGAATTCGCGGCCAGGCTCAGGGAAAAAGCTGGCAGCGATACGGGCATGATTTTGATCCACAATGGGATTGTGCGGAATTCCAGCAGGGACGGAAGACCTGTTAAATCCATTGAGGTCAAAGTGGACCGGGGGAAGTTGTCCCGGGTACTGACCGATGCGCGAAAGCTCACCGGCATCACAGCGGCTGAGGCTGAAATACAAGAAGGAAGACTGGGCGTGGGAGAAGATATTATGCTTCTTGGAATTGCCGGAAGTACCAGGGAACATGTTATTACGGCCCTGGCATCCACCCTGGACAGAATAAAGAAAGAGGTCACCAGGAAACAGGAGTTCAGCAATTGA
- a CDS encoding class II aldolase family protein — MHPGQNKERGHQETGVQQLTAQEDSGLRLQVIRVCRQLYNKGLIAAADGNVSVRLSGGDILITPSGMHKGFLNEADLIVVDSEGHVLNGPGRPSSEIVMHMAIYRQDPDARAVVHTHPPWTLALNLSGNQLLPHLLIEGRMFLGEVAVVPFERPGTDALAHAVVDALCKGPVQILAHHGAITRGPTLWRAFELMECLEHAARITALAKMLGEPALLPGGKV; from the coding sequence ATCCACCCTGGACAGAATAAAGAAAGAGGTCACCAGGAAACAGGAGTTCAGCAATTGACGGCACAAGAAGACAGCGGACTCCGGCTTCAGGTCATAAGGGTATGCAGGCAACTGTATAACAAGGGCTTGATCGCCGCTGCAGATGGAAATGTAAGTGTCCGGCTTTCCGGAGGAGATATACTCATAACCCCCAGCGGGATGCACAAGGGCTTTTTGAATGAAGCGGACCTGATTGTCGTGGATTCTGAAGGGCATGTCCTCAACGGGCCGGGACGTCCCTCTTCGGAGATTGTCATGCATATGGCAATCTATCGGCAGGATCCGGATGCCAGGGCGGTAGTGCATACCCACCCTCCATGGACCCTGGCGCTCAACCTGTCAGGAAATCAATTGCTGCCCCATTTGCTGATTGAGGGGAGGATGTTTCTTGGAGAAGTTGCCGTAGTGCCCTTTGAAAGGCCCGGCACTGATGCGTTGGCCCATGCAGTTGTGGATGCACTCTGTAAAGGGCCTGTCCAGATACTTGCCCATCACGGGGCCATTACCAGGGGGCCGACTCTCTGGAGGGCCTTTGAGCTCATGGAATGCCTTGAGCATGCCGCCCGCATAACTGCCTTGGCGAAGATGCTGGGTGAACCTGCGCTCTTGCCGGGAGGAAAAGTATGA
- a CDS encoding LysR family transcriptional regulator — MMEIRQLQVFLAVWENRSFSRAAHEVHLTQPTVSGHIQVLEENLGVRLFDRSGREVTPTKAGELLYPFVRQILRLNLQAEREIAKFLGQEKGSLDLGGSNIPGQYILPGLIGRFKAGRPNIRVMLRISDTAAIAAAVASGELEMGMVGAVVREKGLSFEPCFHDEMVLIVPQGHRLADCGKASIDDLASEPFVLREKGSGTRLATERALQAAGNLQLSDLQIVAEMGSTEAIRQAVRAGLGCSIVSRLAVRDDLEHGLLHAPVLEGVQLSRKFYLIWHNQRSLSPLALAFRNFLLPDCTS, encoded by the coding sequence ATGATGGAAATACGCCAGCTCCAGGTCTTTTTGGCTGTGTGGGAAAACCGCAGTTTCAGCCGGGCGGCACACGAAGTGCACCTCACACAGCCGACAGTCAGCGGTCACATCCAGGTCTTAGAAGAAAACCTGGGCGTTCGTTTGTTCGATCGGAGCGGAAGAGAGGTGACGCCCACCAAGGCCGGAGAACTACTTTATCCTTTTGTACGCCAGATATTGAGACTTAATCTCCAGGCCGAACGGGAAATTGCCAAGTTTTTAGGCCAGGAAAAGGGCAGCCTGGACCTTGGAGGCAGTAATATCCCCGGGCAGTATATCCTTCCGGGTCTGATCGGTCGATTCAAGGCCGGGCGTCCCAACATAAGGGTGATGTTGCGCATATCGGATACGGCAGCAATCGCTGCTGCTGTTGCCAGTGGTGAGCTGGAAATGGGGATGGTAGGGGCGGTTGTCCGCGAGAAAGGCCTCAGCTTTGAACCGTGCTTTCACGATGAGATGGTCCTGATCGTACCTCAGGGGCACCGCCTTGCTGATTGCGGGAAGGCGTCTATAGACGATCTTGCGTCCGAACCCTTTGTTTTGAGAGAAAAGGGATCGGGTACACGTTTGGCCACGGAGCGTGCCCTGCAGGCCGCAGGTAATTTGCAGCTCAGCGACCTTCAAATTGTGGCAGAGATGGGGAGTACAGAGGCAATCCGCCAGGCCGTCAGGGCAGGGCTTGGATGCTCCATCGTTTCCCGGCTTGCCGTGAGAGACGATCTGGAGCACGGTCTGTTACACGCCCCTGTCCTGGAAGGAGTCCAGCTTAGCCGGAAGTTTTACCTGATATGGCATAATCAGCGATCTCTTTCACCTCTTGCTCTTGCCTTTCGGAATTTTTTACTACCGGATTGCACCTCTTAA
- a CDS encoding phosphate acetyltransferase — MSNNLYITATEARSGKSAVILGVMEMLLRKIDRVGFFRPIINVDPGLNDPDHDIVLVSSHFNLKIPYDQMYGFTGTEAGNLVSSGRQTEMIEGIIFKYNQLSNSCNFMLCEGTDFVSSSAAFEFDINAEISKNLSCPVLLVTNAYQKSTDDTVRSVEVALESLSRKKCHTIATIINRTDPKDGEAIIRLLKDKDLTREQLLYAIPDEPSLGKPTVGEVAKLLGAEVLYGEEQLNRHVHNFTVAAMQLHNFLTRIEYGSLIITPGDRADVIVACLAVVSSASEQKISGIVLTGGLKPEKPIWELIKGFPRMVPILSVKENTFPTATNVSRIHAVISPDDERKITLALAVFEKSVDIEQLEEKLITTRTSIVTPKMFEYELLQRARADKQHIVLPEGGEERILRAVEILLRREVADITLLGNEELIRGKIGQLGLRMDLVDIIDPLKSELLDQYVRTYFDLRKHKGITEEYARDIMKDVNYFATMMVYKGHADGMVSGAVHSTAETIRPALQIIRTKPGFSIVSSVFFMCMEDRVLVYGDCAVNPDPNARQLAEIAISSAQTAKTFGIEPVVAMLSYSTGESGKGVDVDKVREATRIAKEKARKSFPGLKIEGPIQYDTAVDSSVAKTKLSESEVAGKATTFIFPDLNTGNNTYKAVQRSAGAVAIGPVLQGLRHPVNDLSRGCTVQDIVSMVAITAIQAQSEKRSS; from the coding sequence ATGTCAAACAACCTTTATATCACGGCTACTGAAGCAAGGAGCGGAAAATCAGCCGTTATTCTGGGAGTGATGGAGATGCTGCTCAGGAAGATCGACAGGGTGGGCTTTTTCCGCCCGATTATAAACGTCGATCCAGGGCTCAATGATCCGGATCATGACATCGTGCTGGTCTCCTCGCACTTCAACCTTAAGATCCCTTATGATCAAATGTACGGATTTACAGGAACAGAGGCCGGCAATCTGGTTTCATCAGGCAGGCAAACGGAGATGATCGAAGGGATAATATTTAAATATAACCAATTGAGTAATAGTTGCAATTTTATGTTGTGTGAAGGCACCGACTTTGTGAGTTCCTCGGCCGCTTTTGAGTTTGATATAAATGCGGAGATCAGCAAAAACCTGTCATGCCCTGTATTATTGGTGACCAATGCATACCAAAAGAGCACGGATGACACGGTCCGGTCTGTCGAAGTGGCCCTTGAGTCTCTGAGCAGAAAAAAATGCCACACAATTGCCACAATCATCAACCGCACAGACCCAAAGGATGGAGAGGCGATCATCAGGCTTCTGAAAGATAAGGATTTGACCAGAGAACAGTTGCTTTACGCCATACCGGATGAACCGTCTCTCGGGAAACCCACGGTGGGCGAGGTCGCAAAGCTTTTGGGTGCTGAGGTGTTATACGGGGAAGAACAGTTGAACCGACACGTGCACAACTTCACGGTAGCGGCGATGCAACTGCACAACTTCCTGACCAGAATAGAATATGGTTCGCTGATTATTACCCCCGGAGACAGGGCGGACGTGATCGTTGCCTGCCTGGCCGTTGTCTCGTCCGCATCCGAGCAGAAGATCTCAGGGATCGTGTTGACCGGCGGCCTGAAGCCCGAAAAGCCTATATGGGAACTCATCAAAGGATTCCCAAGGATGGTGCCCATTCTCAGCGTCAAAGAGAACACCTTCCCCACTGCAACAAACGTCAGCAGAATCCATGCCGTAATCTCACCGGATGATGAGCGGAAGATAACGCTGGCCCTGGCGGTCTTTGAAAAAAGCGTGGATATTGAGCAATTGGAGGAAAAGCTCATTACAACCCGGACCAGCATTGTCACGCCGAAGATGTTCGAGTATGAACTATTGCAGAGGGCCAGGGCAGACAAGCAACATATAGTCTTACCCGAAGGCGGGGAGGAAAGGATATTAAGGGCTGTTGAAATACTCCTTCGCCGGGAGGTGGCGGATATTACCCTCCTTGGCAATGAAGAGCTGATCCGTGGGAAAATCGGGCAACTGGGGCTGCGAATGGACCTTGTGGATATCATCGATCCCCTGAAGTCAGAACTCCTTGACCAGTATGTACGGACTTACTTTGATTTAAGAAAGCACAAAGGGATTACGGAGGAATACGCTCGTGATATTATGAAGGATGTAAACTATTTCGCAACCATGATGGTCTATAAGGGACATGCCGATGGAATGGTCTCCGGCGCGGTCCACAGTACTGCAGAAACGATTCGTCCCGCACTTCAAATCATCAGGACAAAGCCGGGTTTTTCCATTGTTTCGAGCGTATTTTTTATGTGCATGGAAGACAGGGTGCTTGTCTACGGGGACTGTGCGGTGAATCCCGATCCGAATGCCCGCCAACTGGCTGAAATTGCGATCAGTTCCGCACAGACTGCGAAGACCTTCGGTATCGAACCGGTTGTAGCCATGCTTTCCTATTCTACAGGGGAGTCAGGAAAGGGAGTGGACGTTGACAAGGTCCGCGAGGCAACCAGGATTGCAAAGGAGAAGGCGCGGAAATCCTTCCCGGGCCTGAAAATCGAAGGGCCGATCCAGTATGATACGGCCGTTGATTCTTCCGTGGCCAAAACCAAGTTGTCTGAGAGCGAGGTTGCAGGAAAGGCCACGACGTTTATTTTTCCTGATCTGAATACGGGTAATAACACATACAAGGCGGTTCAGAGGTCGGCCGGAGCGGTGGCTATAGGCCCGGTGCTTCAGGGTCTGAGGCATCCAGTGAATGATCTGAGCCGTGGATGCACAGTCCAGGATATAGTGAGTATGGTTGCAATTACGGCAATTCAGGCACAATCAGAGAAAAGGTCGTCATGA
- a CDS encoding acetate kinase produces MKILVINTGSSSIKYELFDLDHHKILAGGLAEKIGEENGILTYKRILTNGVSEKDVEEGVIVDHHEGLSRIVDLLVDPERGVIADKDEISAVGHRVVHGGETFNSTTIIDEDVIAAIKENIPLAPLHNPSNLMGIEVAGSIFPNAPQVAVFDTAFHQTIPGRAFLYAIPLEMYERHRIRRYGFHGTSHAYVSGQAAEYLGRPLAGLNLITIHIGNGASMAAVKNGKSIDTTMGMTPLAGLVMGTRSGDIDPAVPFFMADHLGMSLQEIDSLLNKESGLKGLCGTNDMREVIENMEKGDKRAAVALDIYTYRIKKYIGAYFAALETVDAIIFTAGVGENAPLVREKSCQGLGRLGIEIDTSRNAAPGGSIREISTPDSEVKVLVIPTNEELKIARETKEAIENHSEVQGSGLD; encoded by the coding sequence ATGAAAATACTTGTCATCAATACAGGGAGCTCATCCATCAAGTATGAATTATTCGACCTGGACCACCACAAGATACTGGCAGGAGGACTGGCTGAAAAAATCGGTGAAGAAAACGGCATTCTCACTTACAAGAGAATCCTGACCAATGGTGTATCTGAAAAAGATGTAGAAGAGGGCGTGATCGTTGACCACCATGAGGGGCTGAGCCGTATCGTGGATCTGCTGGTTGATCCGGAACGCGGGGTCATCGCGGATAAGGACGAGATTTCGGCTGTGGGTCACCGCGTAGTCCACGGCGGGGAAACATTCAACTCAACAACGATTATTGATGAAGACGTGATCGCTGCCATTAAGGAGAACATCCCCCTGGCCCCGTTGCATAATCCTTCCAACCTGATGGGGATCGAGGTCGCCGGATCGATCTTTCCGAATGCACCACAGGTCGCGGTATTTGATACGGCCTTTCACCAGACCATCCCCGGCCGCGCCTTTCTCTATGCTATTCCCCTTGAGATGTATGAGCGGCACAGGATAAGGCGTTACGGTTTCCACGGCACCTCCCACGCCTACGTCTCCGGGCAGGCGGCGGAGTATCTGGGCCGGCCGCTTGCAGGGCTTAATCTCATTACCATTCATATAGGTAATGGGGCCAGCATGGCAGCCGTAAAAAACGGTAAATCCATTGATACCACCATGGGCATGACTCCTCTGGCCGGACTGGTGATGGGAACGCGATCAGGAGACATCGACCCTGCCGTGCCTTTTTTTATGGCTGACCACCTGGGCATGTCATTGCAGGAAATAGACAGTTTGCTCAACAAGGAGAGCGGGCTCAAGGGGCTGTGCGGCACCAATGATATGCGGGAAGTCATTGAGAATATGGAGAAGGGCGATAAGCGGGCCGCAGTGGCGCTTGATATTTACACCTACCGGATAAAGAAGTACATCGGTGCCTATTTTGCGGCCCTTGAAACGGTTGATGCCATCATCTTTACGGCAGGAGTGGGAGAAAACGCGCCACTCGTCAGGGAAAAATCGTGTCAGGGCCTGGGCAGGCTCGGCATTGAAATCGATACCAGCAGGAACGCCGCCCCTGGCGGCAGTATCCGGGAGATCAGTACCCCGGACAGCGAGGTCAAGGTACTGGTTATCCCGACAAATGAGGAGCTGAAGATCGCACGGGAGACAAAAGAGGCGATTGAGAACCATAGTGAGGTTCAGGGTTCAGGGTTGGACTGA
- a CDS encoding phosphopyruvate hydratase — MTSAGSTQIAKVMAREILDSRGNPTVEVEVSLACGVLSRAGVPSGASTGSREALEMRDGDTKRFQGKGVIKAVDNVNGPINEALRGMDASRQVMIDKVMIDLDGTPNKARLGANAILGVSLAVSRAAAVAADMPLYRYLGGAGPVRLPVPMLNIMNGGVHARWQGPDFQEFMVCPYGAGSFREALRWASEIYHALRSVLMDAGHHVGIGDEGGFAPDMSSNEEPLELIVKGIEKAGLRPGADVGIAMDPASSEFFEEGRYNLRTEKRTCSSLEMVDYYERLVNAYPICLLEDGLAESDWDGWRILNQRLGGVIELVGDDLFVTNVEYIARGIRENSANSALIKLNQIGTLTETIEAVRMCQQAGWGACVSHRSGETVDSFIADMTVGLDTGHLKTGAPSRGERVEKYNQLMRIEEDLGSTARYAGKDAFVRPVRF, encoded by the coding sequence ATGACTAGCGCAGGAAGCACACAAATAGCAAAGGTAATGGCCCGCGAGATCCTGGACAGCCGCGGCAATCCTACTGTGGAAGTTGAGGTAAGCCTGGCATGCGGGGTCCTTTCCAGGGCAGGAGTACCCTCAGGGGCCTCCACCGGTTCCCGTGAGGCATTGGAAATGCGTGACGGAGACACAAAACGCTTTCAGGGCAAAGGCGTCATCAAGGCGGTGGACAACGTCAACGGCCCTATCAATGAAGCGCTGAGAGGCATGGATGCCTCCCGGCAGGTAATGATCGATAAGGTGATGATCGATCTTGACGGCACCCCCAATAAGGCCAGGCTCGGGGCCAACGCCATCCTGGGCGTGTCCCTGGCCGTGTCCAGGGCGGCGGCCGTTGCAGCGGATATGCCCCTTTACCGGTATCTCGGCGGAGCAGGACCCGTCCGCCTCCCCGTACCCATGCTCAATATCATGAACGGAGGAGTTCATGCCCGCTGGCAGGGTCCTGATTTCCAAGAATTTATGGTGTGCCCTTATGGCGCCGGAAGTTTCCGGGAGGCACTCAGGTGGGCCAGCGAGATATACCACGCATTACGCTCCGTGCTCATGGATGCAGGCCATCATGTGGGTATTGGAGACGAGGGCGGCTTCGCGCCTGATATGTCTTCCAACGAGGAGCCCCTGGAGCTCATAGTCAAGGGCATCGAGAAGGCGGGTCTCAGGCCCGGTGCTGACGTGGGTATTGCCATGGATCCTGCCTCCAGCGAGTTCTTCGAGGAGGGCCGTTACAACCTGCGTACCGAGAAGCGTACCTGCTCTTCGCTGGAGATGGTGGACTACTATGAAAGGCTTGTCAACGCCTATCCGATATGCCTGCTGGAAGACGGTCTGGCCGAGAGCGACTGGGACGGCTGGCGAATACTTAACCAGCGTCTCGGCGGGGTGATCGAGCTGGTGGGAGACGACCTCTTTGTTACCAACGTGGAATATATAGCGAGGGGTATCCGGGAAAACTCCGCCAACTCCGCCCTTATCAAGCTCAATCAGATCGGCACCCTGACCGAGACCATCGAGGCGGTGAGGATGTGTCAGCAGGCTGGTTGGGGAGCGTGTGTCTCGCACCGCAGCGGCGAGACCGTGGACAGCTTTATCGCCGATATGACCGTCGGCCTGGATACCGGTCACCTGAAGACCGGTGCTCCTTCCCGGGGCGAGCGGGTCGAGAAGTACAACCAGTTGATGCGGATCGAAGAGGATCTGGGCAGTACTGCCAGATATGCCGGCAAGGACGCCTTTGTGCGTCCGGTGCGTTTCTGA
- a CDS encoding 2,3-bisphosphoglycerate-independent phosphoglycerate mutase (catalyzes the interconversion of 2-phosphoglycerate and 3-phosphoglycerate) has translation MTEKRPVCLIIMDGWGIAPADERNALAKARTPNLDRYLSRFPNATLRAHGLDVGLPEGYQGNSEVGHLNIGAGRIIKQMIVRIDSAIEDGSFYENEVLRGAVDHCRKNGSNLHLMGLIQDQGVHAVTRHCNALLMLCRRMDFHNVYVHVFSDGRDTPPRSAAEYIKDLEQGIKKAGRGKIGTIIGRYYAMDRDTNWDRIKIAYDGLTKPEGIVCRDWKEAVASAYAAGETDEFIRPRIINGFPGIRDGDAVINFNFRLDRAREITHAFTDTDFEGFERRKLDIKYVGFTDYYDDGEFEIAFPPVRHKNILGEVLSDHGLRQLRCAETEKYAHVTFFFNDSNETPFEGEDRILVHSPKVATYDLQPEMSAYEVRDKLLEAIAADKYDVIICNFANCDMVGHTGVFDAVVRAGEVVDECAGAVADAVLAKGGAVIITADHGNGECMLLDDGSPMTAHTTNPVPVIICGASDVELRKDGRLCDLAPTLLKILGVEQPAEMTGKPLF, from the coding sequence ATGACTGAAAAGAGACCTGTCTGCCTCATAATAATGGACGGCTGGGGCATTGCACCGGCTGATGAGAGAAATGCCCTGGCAAAGGCCCGTACGCCCAATCTTGATAGATATCTATCCCGGTTCCCCAATGCGACTTTAAGGGCACACGGCCTTGATGTGGGACTGCCAGAGGGCTATCAGGGCAATTCCGAAGTAGGCCATCTCAACATCGGCGCAGGCAGGATAATAAAACAGATGATCGTGCGTATCGACAGCGCAATCGAGGATGGGAGCTTCTATGAAAACGAGGTCCTCAGGGGCGCTGTTGATCATTGCAGAAAAAACGGATCAAACCTTCATCTCATGGGACTCATACAGGATCAGGGTGTACATGCCGTCACACGTCACTGCAACGCACTGCTTATGCTCTGCCGCAGGATGGATTTCCATAATGTCTATGTCCATGTCTTTTCGGACGGGCGCGATACCCCGCCCAGGTCCGCAGCGGAATATATCAAAGACCTGGAGCAAGGGATAAAAAAAGCGGGCAGGGGAAAGATCGGTACGATTATCGGAAGATACTATGCCATGGACCGCGATACGAACTGGGACAGGATAAAGATAGCATACGACGGCCTCACCAAACCGGAAGGCATTGTCTGCAGGGACTGGAAAGAGGCCGTTGCGAGCGCCTATGCTGCCGGAGAGACGGACGAGTTCATCAGGCCGAGAATAATCAACGGGTTTCCGGGGATCAGAGACGGCGATGCAGTGATCAACTTCAACTTCAGGCTCGACCGGGCAAGAGAGATCACGCATGCCTTTACTGATACGGATTTCGAGGGATTTGAGAGACGTAAACTCGATATAAAATATGTAGGCTTTACGGATTACTATGATGACGGTGAGTTTGAGATAGCATTTCCTCCGGTGAGGCATAAGAATATCCTGGGAGAGGTCCTAAGCGACCACGGGCTCAGGCAACTGAGATGTGCAGAGACCGAGAAATACGCACATGTGACCTTCTTTTTTAACGATTCGAACGAGACCCCTTTTGAAGGAGAGGACAGGATACTAGTACACTCTCCAAAGGTAGCGACCTATGATCTGCAACCGGAAATGAGCGCTTATGAGGTAAGAGATAAGCTCCTGGAGGCCATTGCCGCAGACAAGTATGACGTGATTATCTGCAATTTCGCCAACTGCGATATGGTAGGCCATACCGGTGTCTTTGATGCGGTCGTCAGGGCAGGGGAAGTTGTGGATGAGTGTGCAGGCGCTGTTGCTGATGCCGTTCTTGCAAAGGGGGGTGCGGTTATCATAACTGCCGACCACGGAAACGGCGAATGCATGTTGTTGGATGACGGCTCACCCATGACCGCCCATACAACCAACCCGGTCCCTGTAATCATCTGTGGGGCCAGTGATGTTGAGCTGAGAAAGGACGGCAGGCTTTGTGACCTTGCACCTACTTTGCTTAAGATACTGGGAGTTGAGCAACCTGCGGAGATGACGGGAAAGCCGTTGTTTTAA
- a CDS encoding DUF2283 domain-containing protein, with translation MGEEIRVWYDQEGDYLEVIFDRKKGFFRETEIDAVMEKVDEDGNILGFSILKVSALKGQQPLSVALRRQTA, from the coding sequence ATGGGAGAAGAAATAAGGGTATGGTATGATCAGGAAGGCGATTATTTAGAAGTGATCTTTGATCGAAAGAAGGGATTCTTTCGTGAAACAGAGATCGACGCTGTTATGGAAAAGGTCGACGAAGATGGGAACATATTGGGCTTTTCGATATTGAAGGTAAGTGCACTAAAGGGTCAACAGCCTCTGTCCGTCGCATTGCGCAGACAGACCGCATAA